The Juglans microcarpa x Juglans regia isolate MS1-56 chromosome 8D, Jm3101_v1.0, whole genome shotgun sequence genomic sequence GGTATTTCAACATGAATGCTATAGGACCCAATCGAAATCTCGATGCACCCTCATTGCAGTTTGCTTTTGAACAAGAATAGCAAAACCACTCATCAATTGGCAACATCTTCATCCCAGGTTTGCAGCAACATATATGGAATGCTTCTTCACAACGATCACAAATTAACATATTCAATACATTATCTGAACGACCACACTGCTTGCAAGACTGAGTATAGCCACTATCACCACCAATTCCAAGAATTTCTGTGGAAGCACAACTGCTTTTAGGGCAAACACTTTCCAGCAATCCATGACTCCTTAGTGTAGAGATGCATAGATCATTGAGAAAGGACTCTTCATTTGTAACTGCCGAACCCTGATTATAATCATTAAGGCAATCTGTAATGTCATTAACCTCATTAGTTTTGATAACAAAACCAACCCGAATATCTGGGAATAAAGGAATCAGGTATAAGAAGCTTACCAAAGCTAACAGACTTGGAATCAAGATTCACATCTGGTTTGTTAGTGAATTTAATTTCTGAAGAAGGATGCttgcaaaaattttcaaaatggaGAACTGAAGCATTGGCAGCATGAAACTCTCCAGCCAAATTCTCTGCTGAGACAGTAGGAGTTCCAGTTCCATCACCAATTGCATCCTCAGCTTGAGTGCCTGAAGGACCATTCTTATCTTCAAATACAGGTATTTTATCAACTTCCGCCTTGAGAGGAAAAATTACCACAGAACTTTTCAGGAGCTTCCTTTGCTTGCAAATGAAATTTGACCCAGGCACTGTGTTCACAGTCAACAGCTCCGAACCACCCTGAGAgaaattattactatttatacaaCATTGCCTAGTTTCAGCATTCACCCACTCAAATGTTAAGTCTCGTTTTCCATGATTAGTGTTAAAAGATAAAGCTGCTTCAATTGAACTTGGGACAGAGCTCTGCAATAACATTTCCACACTGGCAGTCACGCAATGctcttttatctctctttttagTGTTTTGAGATTAAACCACTATTTCGCCAATCATTCACCTTGTCTGACAAAGAAACCACAATAAGATAAATTACATAGAACATCATTAGAACCCAGCCTTCTACTTTGATAGGGAAATCCCTGACCAATGGTAAGCAGCTAAAAGAggacaaaacaaaaaccaaaaaggaaacGCACAGAAACGCACGTTATGCACCCACATAgttacacaaaaataaagaaacaaaagaggGTTCAAAATTAAGCACATGGAATCAATGGAATTGATAAACATGGGGTTAATTGTAAGATCATTACACAAGTTTTCTCGTTTTTGTAATTTGAAGCCTCagtttttgaattttgcaaAATTGATATCTAAACTTCAAAAAACTCGCAATTAGATACCCCGTTAACTAAAGGCAGATGCTAAACTTCAAAAAACTCGCAATTAGATACCCACTACCCACTCATCAAATATTGGATTGAACTCTTTCCTATAACGCAATTTCCCCTAAAACACAATTTCCGCCCCGCAAGCATACGTGTTTGTACTTTGTAGAATGGAAAATAGTTCTTCGGtttatttctcaaaatgaaGCACTGAATTGTGCTGCcgagaaagcaaaaaaaaaaaaggaggactGAATCATGAAATATCACACCTCCTTCAGCAACCTACTAACACAACATAAATTTATCAGCCATGTCCAGATATAAATCAAACTACTTATACATAATATTCGCataaagagaacaaaaaataacGAGCGACAATAAACACGTTCAGATAGCCAAATAAAGTAACGTTAAAAACCCAGAGATCAGAACTGAGACGTACCGGAAGTAATTGAAGTGTCTGGAAGACTGGAACTATGCGTGGCTCTCGGATAAATCTCTTCGTCTTGTGCTCTTTTTTGCGTGTGGAATTGGGGAAGAGGGGGGGTTTTGGGCGGTTACGCTTTGCGCCTTTTGAACATGGTGTGCTTTTCAAATCAAGCGGCCAAAACTTTGAAAGGGAGAgggtaaaattgaaaaaagtgagCGAAGTTTTGAAATAAGAAATGAATGGCGCCCTCTGTTTTCTTTTAGACCAGCGAATACGGCACCATCCAACAGTACGAAATGCcagttatttaatattttatagaataatcCAAATCATATAAGGAATAATGATACGTATCATCTTGGAATGCGTGTAATGTCACGCAATTCTATTGAAAATtaatagatttattattaaaaatttaattttttatatagacttaatatatatttattttttttataaaaaatatgtaacgTTTGTATAttctatgattataaatattatttttcttgcataaaatatacaaaattaaaattattggtATTGTCCGATTGAGGTAGTATATTATGTAAGAATGAGGGCATGTCTTGGATTGCATTAAGAGccttaaaagctctttaatgaaaaaattaatccTCATTTAGTTAggcagatgagataaaatgaaatgagaaatatgtgaatagtattaaaaatttaaaattatttgagtcaAGATGTTTTacaagattttggaaaaatagaaataatgttaaataaaaatattataaagttgaaatatctttaaaatattatttttattttgagatttgaaaaaattaaattattttttatgttttgtttataagtttgaaaaaattataatgattaggtaatgattagataaaaaatttaaaattttaaaattaaaaaatatttgtctttaaataatgtttaaatattaagatgaaatataataGATtgagactatatataacattacttatcACGAAATAAGGCTTAATTCTCCAATTGaagaaatttcaaataataCCTTTAGAATTTGTGGACTAAATACGaagttctttcttttatttatcatctcgtGCCATCGCGACAAAAAGAATTGAGTTATTTTATCACATGATATGTACAGTTTCtttctaagaaaaattatattttcaaattgataCATAGAGCGTAccgaataaaatatttacacaatATAATTTgacttagaaaaataaattttaaattttacaaatcaaattttataatttaagttaCGTGGATGGTATATTCTACACACCAGCTTGAATTTCAATgtctataacaatatttttaaaacacatttttaaaaagtttagaaattaaaatttacaatttattttacaattatacaatacaACCATATTATCTTATTAgaaaaatcttgattttttcaAGACTTCTCActatttatgttataaaatagttgtgaTGGAATTATTAGCTgatattttttgaagaataatattattcataatctcaattcttatcattttatgatgtgacattaaataacactatttattatattttatttgtaaatcaatcatctaatattatatcatgaaataataagacgatgatgaatatatttgttttttttagttcCAGCTAACAGCCAAAGTACATAGATTGCTAGCATAACCAACGGTttccaaattcttttttatttagcaAGTCTGGAAGAATCTTTTCCAATGGACTAcaaatgttttgtattttccaatGGACAAAATATACcatggataaaaaaatatatttcatagaTATTTGAAATATACAAAACAAATAATTCATTGAACTTATCAATGAAACCtaatcataaattatatttatagttatagaatATGTAAGCACTgcacactcattttaaaaaaatgagtaaatatgaaacttacatgaaaaataataattttgtaatagtaAACCCcgcacttttaaaaaaaaaaagtgtatagcatttgttgaagaaaattatgtagATACGttaatctgaaaaaataaacgACCCCACTCGAAAGGTGATAATTGCCCTTACTCAAAAGAGTTTGCTATCAGgttataaacaatttcaattcaattgaTTTTTGAAGCATTACACCCTATCAACTTGCCTATTCGGCCCCATATGCAACTACCCAAGTGTTGTGACTGTTTGGCCCAATGTCAAGCTTGGCTGGCCCACCGACCCAAGCACTGTGTCTTTCCAAGTCCAACACTTTTCAAAGT encodes the following:
- the LOC121243757 gene encoding uncharacterized protein LOC121243757: MLLQSSVPSSIEAALSFNTNHGKRDLTFEWVNAETRQCCINSNNFSQGGSELLTVNTVPGSNFICKQRKLLKSSVVIFPLKAEVDKIPVFEDKNGPSGTQAEDAIGDGTGTPTVSAENLAGEFHAANASVLHFENFCKHPSSEIKFTNKPDVNLDSKSVSFDCLNDYNQGSAVTNEESFLNDLCISTLRSHGLLESVCPKSSCASTEILGIGGDSGYTQSCKQCGRSDNVLNMLICDRCEEAFHICCCKPGMKMLPIDEWFCYSCSKANCNEGASRFRLGPIAFMLKYPESHRSKVRIGEAFQAKVPNWSDETNDFNCIGEPSEMDPSETIDTDVSLFVKFPEPKSMSNWLQCREVLYDDSRECAKGTICGKWRRAPLSEVQTTDWDCSCAIRWDPSHSDCAVPQEVETEQVLLHLKYIEKLRSCLAAKKRKLESCH